A DNA window from Arachis hypogaea cultivar Tifrunner chromosome 18, arahy.Tifrunner.gnm2.J5K5, whole genome shotgun sequence contains the following coding sequences:
- the LOC112773245 gene encoding ethylene-responsive transcription factor WIN1, whose amino-acid sequence MVQAKKFRGVRQRQWGSWVSEIRHPLLKRRVWLGTFETAEAAARAYDQAAILMNGQNAKTNFPSTKNNQQSHHHNNNATTTTSSSSCNDDSSFLSPKALSELLSAKLKKCCGKDPSSPSLTCLRLDADNSHIGVWQKGPGRHSDSSWVMRVELGSKNQQKQHEGNKVIFPSSPSNNNINSSSNNNNNNNNVVVIGENDDENRIEEENRVAMQMIEELLNWNNYPFGSSSSNNNNNSQQQQQEDQKRNLPCHSS is encoded by the exons ATGGTACAGGCAAAGAAGTTCAGAGGTGTGAGGCAGCGCCAGTGGGGCTCCTGGGTGTCAGAGATTCGCCACCCTCTCct gaAGAGAAGGGTGTGGCTGGGAACATTTGAGACAGCAGAAGCAGCAGCAAGGGCTTATGATCAAGCTGCGATTTTGATGAATGGCCAAAATGCCAAGACCAATTTCCCTTCAACAAAGAACAACCAACAATCTCATCATCATAATAACaatgcaacaacaacaacttcttcttcttcttgcaatGATGATTCTTCTTTCTTGTCTCCCAAGGCACTCTCAGAGCTTCTCAGTGCAAAGCTCAAGAAGTGCTGTGGCAAGGATCCTTCTTCTCCTTCCCTCACTTGTCTCCGCCTCGACGCCGACAACTCCCACATCGGCGTCTGGCAAAAGGGCCCCGGAAGACACTCCGATTCCAGTTGGGTCATGAGGGTTGAGCTTGGCAGCAAGAACCAACAAAAACAACACGAGGGTAATAAGGTCATTTTCCCATCTTCACCAAGTAATAACAACATCaatagcagcagcaacaacaacaacaataataataatgttgttgTTATTggagagaatgatgatgaaaataGAATTGAAGAAGAGAACAGGGTTGCCATGCAGATGATTGAAGAGCTTCTGAATTGGAACAACTATCCATTTGGTAGTTCTTcaagtaacaataataataattctcagcaGCAACAACAAGAAGATCAGAAAAGGAACCTTCCATGTCACAGttcttga
- the LOC112773014 gene encoding phospholipase D alpha 1-like, which produces MKMQQHLLHGTLRVTIYEADKLQTGCNLDFCAKGTTHKGKRFLAQVKGCLLCRPEIVGRRLYATVDLDKARVGRTRMIGNQPSHPKWNETFQIYCAHTISQIVFTVKDGNPIGATLIGRAFIHSKELLQGHIVSRWLEILDDQDRLPVHGARIHVSVQFFPVTDYSTGITPSFNGVPRTFFNMRKGCKVTLYQDAHVLRGALPWIPLTVGRYYDEPPRCWEDIYNAIRNANHLIYITGWSVYTEITLVRDKTTGPSVVTLGELLKDKADEGVRVLMLVWDDRSSVPQFKKDGLMGTHDQETEQYFRNTKVKCFLCPRNPDDGRTIVQGIQTSAMFTHHQKSVVVDGNVEGNTKRGIVSFIGGIDLCDGRYDTQDHPLFSSLNTVHRDDFHQPNFPGASIKKGGPREPWHDVHCKLEGPVAWDVLYNFEQRWEKQVGKNQNLLFTLDELDQIVVHPSEAAATLEEDRDCWNVQLFRSIDGGAVYGFPQNPEEVAELGLVSGKDNVIDRSIQDAYIHAIRRAKDFIYIENQYFLGSSYGWKSSDIRVEDINALHLIPKELSLKICNSIEAGQRFVVYVVIPMWPEGVPESASVQAILDWQRRTMEMMYSDIAESIEKKGIEAHPRDYLTFFCLGKREPKMEGEYVPTQQPEPDSDYIRAQNARRFMIYVHSKMMIVDDEYIIIGSANINQRSMDGGRDTEIAMGAFQPHQRVPRGTKPEGHVHAFRRALWYEHLGDPLALDEVFNRPESEECVKLVNHLAKKNWDLYTQDEFDVNTPLHHLLQYPVHVASDGTITTLPGFECFPDTKAHVLGSKSEYLPPILTT; this is translated from the exons ATGAAAATGCAGCAGCATCTGCTACATGGGACGCTTAGGGTAACAATATATGAAGCTGATAAGTTGCAAACGGGATGTAATTTGGATTTCTGTGCCAAG GGCACAACACACAAGGGGAAGAGATTCCTAGCCCAAGTCAAAGGATGTCTGCTGTGCAGGCCTGAG attgTTGGAAGGAGACTATACGCAACAGTTGATCTAGACAAAGCAAGAGTTGGAAGAACAAGAATGATAGGAAACCAACCTTCACACCCTAAATGGAATGAAACATTTCAAATTTACTGCGCTCACACCATCTCTCAAATTGTCTTCACCGTCAAAGATGGCAATCCAATCGGCGCAACTCTCATCGGAAGAGCCTTCATTCACTCCAAAGAACTCCTTCAAGGCCACATTGTTAGCCGATGGCTCGAGATTCTCGACGACCAAGACCGTCTCCCAGTTCACGGCGCTCGAATTCATGTAAGCGTTCAATTCTTCCCTGTAACTGACTACTCCACCGGGATAACGCCGTCGTTTAACGGCGTTCCTAGAACATTCTTCAACATGAGAAAAGGTTGTAAGGTTACACTATACCAAGACGCTCACGTTCTTCGTGGCGCACTACCTTGGATTCCGTTAACCGTAGGGAGATACTATGATGAGCCTCCACGGTGTTGGGAAGATATTTACAATGCTATCAGGAATGCGAATCATTTGATTTACATAACCGGTTGGTCGGTTTATACCGAGATAACGTTGGTTAGGGACAAAACGACAGGACCTAGTGTCGTTACGCTTGGGGAGCTTCTTAAGGACAAAGCGGATGAGGGTGTTCGAGTTCTTATGCTTGTTTGGGACGATAGATCTTCCGTGCCGCAGTTTAAGAAAGATGGGTTAATGGGAACCCATGATCAAGAAACAGAACAGTATTTTAGGAATACTAAGGTGAAATGTTTTCTTTGTCCGCGAAATCCTGATGATGGAAGAACCATTGTTCAGGGGATTCAGACCTCAGCAATGTTCACCCATCATCAGAAAAGCGTGGTTGTTGATGGTAATGTCGAAGGGAATACTAAAAGAGGGATCGTAAGTTTTATTGGCGGGATTGATCTTTGTGATGGAAGATATGATACTCAAGATCACCCTTTGTTTTCGAGTCTAAATACTGTCCACCGTGATGACTTCCATCAACCGAATTTCCCCGGCGCTTCGATCAAGAAAGGCGGCCCGAGGGAGCCGTGGCATGACGTGCATTGCAAGTTAGAAGGACCGGTTGCTTGGGATGTGTTGTACAATTTTGAACAGAGGTGGGAGAAGCAAGTTGGGAAGAATCAAAACCTGTTATTCACACTTGATGAGCTTGATCAAATTGTTGTGCATCCAAGTGAGGCTGCTGCTACATTGGAAGAAGACAGGGATTGTTGGAATGTTCAGTTGTTTAGGTCGATCGATGGCGGCGCAGTTTATGGATTCCCACAAAACCCTGAAGAAGTTGCTGAATTAGGCCTTGTTAGTGGGAAAGACAATGTGATAGATAGAAGCATTCAAGATGCATACATTCATGCGATTCGGCGTGCCAAGGATTTCATCTACATTGAGAATCAGTACTTCCTAGGGAGTTCATATGGTTGGAAATCATCTGATATACGAGTTGAGGATATTAATGCCTTGCATCTTATACCAAAGGAGCTTTCACTCAAGATTTGTAACAGCATTGAAGCAGGACAAAG GTTTGTTGTGTATGTTGTGATTCCGATGTGGCCGGAAGGTGTGCCTGAAAGTGCTTCAGTTCAGGCAATTTTGGACTGGCAGAGAAGGACTATGGAGATGATGTATAGTGACATTGCTGAGTCCATAGAGAAGAAGGGGATTGAAGCACATCCTAGGGATTATTTGACATTTTTTTGCCTTGGGAAGAGGGAGCCTAAGATGGAAGGTGAATATGTTCCTACACAACAACCTGAACCTGATAGTGACTATATAAGAGCGCAGAATGCTAGGAGGTTCATGATCTATGTTCATTCCAAGATGATGATAG TGGATGATGAATACATAATAATTGGTTCAGCCAACATAAACCAAAGATCAATGGATGGGGGAAGAGACACAGAGATAGCAATGGGAGCATTCCAACCACACCAAAGAGTGCCACGTGGCACCAAACCAGAGGGCCACGTGCATGCATTCAGAAGAGCCCTATGGTACGAACACCTAGGGGACCCACTTGCACTGGACGAGGTTTTCAACCGACCAGAGAGTGAGGAGTGTGTGAAGCTTGTGAACCATCTTGCTAAGAAGAATTGGGATTTGTACACTCAAGATGAGTTTGATGTTAACACACCACTTCATCACTTGTTGCAGTACCCTGTACACGTGGCAAGTGATGGTACCATAACAACGTTGCCTGGCTTTGAATGTTTTCCGGATACTAAGGCCCATGTTCTTGGATCAAAATCTGAGTACCTTCCTCCAATACTCACCACCTAG